From a region of the bacterium genome:
- the rimO gene encoding 30S ribosomal protein S12 methylthiotransferase RimO — MKRVGVISLGCPKNLVDTEAMLGQLVDKGYSISANPADSEIVIINTCGFIEPAKKESIETILRAAQLKESDPDKKLIVAGCLVQRYGKELKAQLPEVDHFVSLNDVERIVEACGQQFEERLEAEPAEYIYDGKVRRILTTPSSYAYLKIAEGCDHVCAFCAIPSMRGAYRSRTISSICSEASELARQGVKELVLISQDSTIYGADLGLQDGLALLTQELCKTEGIEWIRVMYSYPNSLRQSFLDVMADQQKVCRYIDMPLQHASGPVLARMKRGGNGDLYRKMIDNIRRTVPDIAIRTTFIAGFPGETEEDFSTLLHFVQDVEFDRVGVFLYSDEEGTSGYNVQPKVPYAAKVRRRKELMTLQAGVSRKKNRKWIGRQMSVIVDGADSRSLLARMYSQAPDVDGVVRVHGDPALPGEFLNVSITGAGEYDLSARLL; from the coding sequence GGATTCGGAAATTGTAATCATCAATACTTGCGGGTTCATTGAACCGGCGAAAAAAGAATCCATCGAAACAATTCTTCGCGCCGCTCAACTCAAAGAAAGTGATCCTGACAAAAAACTGATCGTTGCCGGTTGTCTTGTTCAACGATATGGAAAAGAGTTGAAGGCCCAGCTCCCCGAAGTGGATCACTTTGTGTCGTTGAATGATGTCGAGCGGATTGTTGAGGCCTGCGGCCAGCAATTCGAAGAGAGACTGGAAGCGGAACCGGCCGAATACATTTACGACGGCAAAGTGCGTCGCATTCTAACAACTCCTTCTTCGTATGCATATCTGAAAATAGCAGAGGGCTGCGATCATGTGTGCGCATTTTGCGCGATTCCTTCCATGCGGGGAGCTTACAGAAGCAGGACGATCAGCTCGATCTGTTCCGAAGCATCGGAGCTCGCGCGTCAGGGAGTGAAAGAGCTGGTTTTGATTTCCCAGGACAGCACCATCTACGGCGCTGATCTTGGATTGCAGGATGGCCTGGCTCTGCTGACGCAAGAATTATGCAAAACGGAAGGCATCGAATGGATTCGCGTCATGTACTCCTACCCGAACAGTTTGCGCCAATCCTTTTTAGACGTGATGGCGGATCAACAAAAAGTCTGTCGTTACATCGACATGCCTTTGCAACACGCGAGTGGTCCTGTTCTGGCCCGAATGAAACGGGGTGGAAATGGCGATCTGTATAGAAAGATGATCGACAATATTAGAAGGACGGTCCCGGATATCGCCATTCGCACCACTTTTATTGCGGGTTTTCCGGGCGAAACGGAGGAAGACTTCAGCACTTTGTTGCATTTTGTTCAGGATGTTGAATTCGATCGGGTCGGTGTTTTCCTTTACAGCGACGAAGAAGGAACGAGCGGTTACAATGTGCAACCCAAAGTGCCTTACGCGGCGAAAGTCCGCAGGAGAAAGGAGTTGATGACGCTCCAGGCCGGGGTTTCACGTAAAAAGAATCGCAAATGGATCGGACGGCAGATGAGCGTGATCGTTGATGGCGCAGATTCCCGCAGCTTGCTCGCGCGAATGTACAGCCAGGCACCCGACGTTGATGGAGTGGTACGAGTTCATGGTGATCCGGCTCTGCCGGGAGAGTTCCTGAACGTTTCTATCACTGGGGCCGGTGAATATGACCTCAGCGCCCGCCTTTTATGA
- the corA gene encoding magnesium/cobalt transporter CorA, which translates to MITVVEYDKKPKRLTVHENINWKEFQSDPENLYWWDLNEPTEEESECLAGYFNFHPLAVDDCLADIQYPKVDFYETYLYLLIHGVDVDRTRAEGFAPKELDIFLGPNYLVTFHKKETRSVSEVLRRCKENTPIFDYGIDFVLYTILDILVTNYLPVLEEIEDELDKTEQELFEDPKSTVLRRILNLKRTLLKLKKTIFPQREVMNHLARNEYQFITRKTQFYFRDVYDMLYRMAEMTESFRDVTTAMVETYLSTVSNRLNEVMKALTLITTIFMPLTVITGIYGMNFADMPELRWKYGYFVVLCVMVIVGGGLFSYFRHRKWI; encoded by the coding sequence ATGATCACCGTCGTTGAATACGATAAGAAACCAAAACGTCTGACCGTTCACGAAAACATCAACTGGAAAGAGTTCCAATCTGATCCCGAAAATCTTTACTGGTGGGACTTGAATGAACCGACAGAGGAAGAATCGGAATGCCTCGCCGGTTATTTCAATTTTCATCCGCTGGCTGTTGATGACTGCCTCGCCGATATTCAGTATCCGAAAGTGGATTTCTACGAAACCTATCTCTATCTGCTCATTCACGGAGTGGATGTGGACCGCACCAGAGCCGAGGGATTTGCGCCCAAAGAGCTCGACATATTTCTAGGTCCAAATTATCTGGTTACCTTTCACAAAAAAGAGACGCGTTCGGTGAGCGAAGTGTTGAGACGCTGCAAAGAAAATACACCGATTTTTGATTATGGAATCGATTTTGTTCTCTACACAATTCTGGACATTCTCGTGACAAATTACCTTCCTGTCCTGGAAGAGATCGAAGATGAACTCGATAAGACCGAACAGGAACTTTTCGAAGATCCGAAGTCAACGGTTTTGCGCAGGATACTCAATCTAAAACGAACATTGTTAAAGTTGAAAAAAACGATCTTTCCGCAGAGAGAAGTGATGAATCATCTGGCGCGAAATGAATATCAATTCATCACGCGGAAAACTCAATTCTATTTTCGTGATGTGTACGATATGCTCTATCGAATGGCTGAAATGACGGAATCTTTTCGTGATGTAACAACCGCCATGGTTGAAACTTATCTTTCTACCGTATCCAACCGGCTCAATGAGGTGATGAAAGCGCTCACGTTAATCACTACTATATTTATGCCGTTAACTGTGATCACGGGAATCTATGGAATGAATTTTGCTGATATGCCGGAATTGCGATGGAAATATGGCTATTTTGTTGTGCTGTGCGTCATGGTTATCGTCGGTGGTGGATTGTTCAGCTACTTCCGCCACCGTAAATGGATCTAA